In one Mucilaginibacter ginsenosidivorax genomic region, the following are encoded:
- a CDS encoding glycerophosphoryl diester phosphodiesterase membrane domain-containing protein, whose translation MYHTFSVAETIKTAWNILKKNFVPLVVYSVISLFINEVLDFFKTFFLIDDDDVTTKFIVVFIQLIVQCYIGLSFYKLILTLMDREYYEFEFKDILPSAKMTLNFVVIGLLTGVLILILSTIYIFSIKLNVPSGAIEIIELILILYLSLRCIFCICFIVDDDSSPIESLKQSFEITKDNFFKTAGIFVIIISIMVLALIPVILILNLVGLDQEKNGFVFRLASYCWVILTFPFIQVIIMVTYRKLVYSHLDVDDDLSETN comes from the coding sequence ATGTACCACACCTTTTCTGTTGCAGAAACCATTAAAACTGCATGGAATATTTTAAAGAAAAATTTTGTTCCGCTTGTTGTGTATTCGGTTATTTCGCTGTTTATAAACGAAGTGCTTGACTTTTTTAAGACATTTTTTTTAATTGATGATGATGATGTAACTACAAAGTTTATTGTAGTATTTATTCAATTAATAGTACAATGCTATATAGGTTTAAGCTTTTATAAGCTCATTTTAACGTTAATGGACAGGGAGTATTATGAGTTTGAATTTAAAGATATATTGCCATCGGCCAAGATGACTTTGAATTTTGTGGTGATAGGTTTACTTACAGGTGTACTGATATTGATATTATCAACAATATACATATTTTCTATCAAATTAAACGTTCCGTCCGGGGCCATTGAAATAATCGAGCTCATATTAATACTTTATTTAAGCCTTCGCTGCATTTTTTGTATTTGCTTTATAGTAGATGATGACTCGTCGCCAATAGAATCGTTAAAGCAAAGCTTCGAGATAACCAAAGACAATTTCTTTAAAACAGCCGGTATTTTTGTCATAATTATAAGCATAATGGTATTAGCCCTTATACCAGTTATATTGATACTGAACCTGGTTGGCCTTGACCAGGAAAAGAATGGATTTGTATTTAGGCTTGCGTCATATTGCTGGGTGATATTAACCTTTCCATTTATCCAGGTAATTATCATGGTTACCTACCGTAAATTGGTTTACAGCCACCTGGATGTAGACGATGACCTGTCCGAAACCAATTAA
- a CDS encoding glycosyltransferase codes for MFFSIIIPLYNRPQEIKELLETLVLQTYRNFEVLVIEDGSVHDAEAIVNSFVGQLDVRYFKKANEGQGFTRNFGFERARGDYFIIFDSDCLIPADYLQIVNNSLTTNYLDAYGGPDGAHASFTPTQKAISYSMTSPFTTGGIRGNKKGIGQFHPRSFNMGVSRQVWEKAGGFIITRLGEDIEYSIRIHSMGFKIGLIPDAIVYHKRRTNFVQFFKQLHFFGRARINIYKFFPQELKAVHFFPAAFTLFLLFTLIFNLLGWQIAKLGNFIVLFIILLIFFHSWWKNKSAKIAFLSIIAAFTQLTAYGIGFMQDFWKRVIFNRS; via the coding sequence ATGTTTTTTTCCATCATCATTCCTTTATATAACCGCCCGCAGGAGATCAAAGAATTACTGGAGACCCTGGTGCTGCAAACGTACCGGAATTTTGAGGTTTTGGTGATTGAAGATGGATCTGTTCATGATGCTGAAGCTATTGTAAACAGCTTTGTTGGGCAGTTGGATGTTCGCTATTTTAAAAAAGCAAACGAAGGCCAGGGTTTTACACGCAATTTTGGATTTGAACGCGCCAGGGGCGATTACTTTATCATATTCGATTCGGATTGTTTGATCCCTGCAGATTACCTGCAGATTGTAAATAATTCGTTAACCACAAATTACCTTGATGCTTACGGCGGCCCCGACGGAGCACACGCTTCATTTACGCCTACGCAAAAGGCCATCAGCTATAGCATGACCTCCCCTTTTACAACCGGCGGCATCCGCGGTAATAAAAAAGGGATTGGGCAGTTTCATCCACGCAGTTTTAACATGGGCGTATCAAGGCAGGTATGGGAAAAAGCAGGCGGTTTTATTATCACCCGCCTGGGCGAGGATATTGAATACAGCATCCGCATCCACTCCATGGGTTTTAAAATCGGGCTGATACCCGATGCCATCGTTTATCATAAACGCCGCACTAACTTTGTACAGTTTTTTAAGCAGCTGCACTTTTTTGGCAGGGCACGTATTAACATTTATAAGTTTTTCCCGCAGGAATTAAAGGCGGTGCACTTTTTCCCGGCGGCGTTTACCCTGTTCCTGCTTTTTACGCTCATTTTCAACTTATTGGGTTGGCAGATTGCCAAACTGGGCAACTTTATCGTGTTGTTTATCATTTTGTTAATATTTTTTCATTCATGGTGGAAAAATAAATCAGCAAAAATCGCATTTTTGAGCATTATAGCTGCCTTCACTCAACTAACAGCCTACGGGATAGGATTTATGCAGGATTTTTGGAAGCGGGTAATTTTTAACAGATCATAA
- a CDS encoding M1 family metallopeptidase, whose protein sequence is MKFCKAILFVFLCVFSTLSYAQTDDQQGAKYDQHKVFNPLFYPEKGNEYRNAGGAPGSKYWQNRADYKLDVTLDTAKHRLDGTALITYTNNSPDALTFLWLQDDQNIYREDSRSEAANSVTGGRFTNRSYTKGDEIKAIYIIKNGKTTKADYLVTDTRLQIKLKDSLKAAGGKLQIKVEYGFEIPKYGTDRMGRLQTKNGWIYEIAQWYPRMEVYDDVTGWNVLPYLGAGEFYLEYGNFDYTITAPSNLVVTGSGELLNPAEVYTPTTMSRLAAARASDKTVMIKDEADVLSGNDHPKKPVLTWHFACKNARDVAWSASKAFVWDAARINLPSGKKALAQSVYPAEVKGNDAWGRSTEYVKAAIELYSDKWFEYTYPVATNVAGTVGGMEYPGIVFCGWESKTGGLWEVTNHEFGHNWFPMIVGSNERKYAWMDEGFNTFLNNVDTRVFNKGEYYEPVDEQKAASGLFSADAEPIMTIPDVIRESFLGNAAYDKPALGLAILREQILGEQRFDYAFRTYIKRWAFKHPTPWDFFHTMDNAAGEDLSWFWNEWFFTTWKLDQSISGIAYQDGDPAKGALITIENLEEMALPITISIKEENGKTGIVKLPAEIWQRGGTWTFPYKSTSKITLAVIDPDHKLPDINAENNSFSGLPVPTGVTAASVIKTYLDAIGGADKLKNIKDLQVSAAASVQGSEVQMVSRYRMPGMYFQQITVPSYNNLVLSHILVNNDNMSVQQVNHEMPLDDVAKKILKEKSKAFPELDYEKLGNTVSLDSTMKVVNGDMAYEVDIRVVDGAVIKNYYSQKTGLKVKQVIDGTASSVTEFGNYEGINGGVKIPFLIKTVILGHPADFKVKETAVNSNMPAVSFQ, encoded by the coding sequence ATGAAATTTTGTAAAGCAATTCTTTTTGTTTTTCTGTGTGTTTTTTCCACTTTAAGCTATGCTCAAACCGACGATCAACAAGGGGCAAAATACGATCAGCATAAAGTTTTTAACCCTTTATTTTATCCCGAAAAAGGCAACGAATACAGGAATGCAGGTGGCGCGCCGGGCTCAAAATACTGGCAAAACCGGGCCGATTACAAGCTTGACGTTACTTTGGATACCGCCAAACACCGGCTTGACGGTACTGCGCTAATTACTTATACCAACAACAGCCCCGATGCTTTAACATTTTTATGGCTGCAAGACGATCAAAATATTTATCGCGAGGATTCGCGCTCCGAAGCTGCAAACTCGGTTACCGGGGGGCGTTTTACCAACCGCAGCTATACCAAAGGCGATGAAATAAAAGCCATTTACATTATTAAAAATGGCAAAACTACCAAGGCCGATTACCTGGTTACCGATACCCGCCTGCAAATAAAGCTTAAAGATTCGTTGAAGGCCGCAGGTGGTAAGCTGCAAATTAAAGTGGAGTATGGCTTCGAGATACCTAAGTACGGTACCGACCGTATGGGCCGCCTGCAAACCAAAAACGGTTGGATATATGAAATAGCCCAATGGTACCCCCGCATGGAAGTATATGACGATGTAACCGGTTGGAATGTATTACCCTATCTTGGCGCCGGCGAGTTTTACCTGGAGTATGGTAACTTTGATTATACCATCACAGCGCCTTCAAATTTGGTGGTAACCGGTTCGGGCGAACTGCTTAACCCCGCCGAAGTTTACACGCCAACCACTATGAGCCGCCTTGCCGCAGCCCGTGCAAGCGATAAAACAGTAATGATAAAGGACGAGGCCGATGTTTTGAGCGGTAACGATCACCCTAAAAAACCGGTGCTTACCTGGCATTTTGCCTGTAAAAATGCCCGTGATGTAGCCTGGTCGGCATCAAAAGCGTTTGTATGGGATGCAGCACGGATTAATTTGCCAAGCGGAAAAAAGGCTTTGGCACAATCGGTTTATCCTGCCGAGGTAAAAGGCAACGATGCCTGGGGCCGATCGACAGAGTATGTGAAGGCTGCTATTGAACTTTATTCGGATAAATGGTTTGAGTATACATACCCCGTAGCAACCAACGTGGCCGGTACGGTAGGAGGGATGGAGTATCCCGGGATTGTTTTTTGCGGATGGGAAAGTAAAACCGGCGGCCTTTGGGAAGTTACCAATCACGAATTTGGCCATAACTGGTTTCCGATGATAGTAGGTTCAAACGAACGGAAGTATGCCTGGATGGATGAAGGTTTTAATACCTTTTTAAACAACGTAGATACCCGCGTATTTAATAAAGGCGAATATTATGAACCGGTAGATGAACAAAAAGCCGCGTCGGGTTTATTTAGCGCCGATGCGGAGCCTATCATGACCATTCCCGATGTAATACGGGAAAGCTTTTTGGGCAACGCAGCCTATGATAAGCCGGCCCTGGGCCTTGCCATTTTACGCGAGCAGATTTTGGGCGAACAGCGTTTTGACTATGCGTTTCGCACTTATATCAAACGTTGGGCATTTAAACATCCAACGCCCTGGGATTTTTTCCATACCATGGATAACGCCGCCGGCGAAGACCTGAGCTGGTTTTGGAACGAATGGTTTTTTACCACCTGGAAACTTGACCAAAGCATAAGCGGTATTGCCTACCAGGACGGTGACCCGGCGAAAGGCGCGCTGATTACCATAGAGAACCTGGAAGAGATGGCCCTGCCAATAACTATTAGCATTAAAGAGGAAAATGGTAAAACGGGCATTGTAAAACTGCCTGCCGAAATATGGCAGCGAGGCGGCACCTGGACTTTTCCTTATAAATCCACATCGAAAATAACCCTGGCCGTTATAGACCCCGACCACAAATTACCGGATATAAACGCCGAAAATAATTCGTTCAGTGGCTTGCCTGTACCAACGGGTGTAACCGCTGCCAGTGTAATTAAAACCTATCTTGACGCTATTGGCGGGGCTGATAAGCTAAAAAATATTAAAGATCTGCAGGTTTCGGCGGCGGCCAGCGTGCAGGGCTCAGAAGTACAGATGGTTTCAAGGTACCGCATGCCCGGTATGTATTTTCAGCAAATTACCGTGCCGTCATATAATAACCTGGTATTAAGCCATATTTTGGTTAATAATGATAATATGAGCGTGCAGCAAGTAAACCATGAAATGCCTTTGGATGATGTGGCTAAAAAAATACTTAAAGAAAAAAGTAAAGCATTCCCCGAACTTGATTACGAAAAGCTTGGAAACACGGTGTCGCTTGATTCAACCATGAAAGTGGTAAACGGCGATATGGCGTATGAAGTTGATATTCGTGTTGTTGATGGAGCCGTAATTAAAAACTATTACAGCCAAAAAACCGGCCTTAAAGTAAAACAGGTGATCGACGGCACAGCAAGTTCTGTAACCGAGTTTGGTAATTACGAGGGAATTAACGGTGGCGTTAAAATTCCGTTTTTAATTAAAACCGTTATCCTTGGCCACCCGGCCGATTTTAAGGTTAAAGAAACGGCGGTAAACAGCAATATGCCGGCGGTATCGTTTCAATAA
- a CDS encoding glycosyltransferase family 2 protein, producing the protein MDISVVVPLYDEIESLPELTSWISRVMAENRFTYEIILVDDGSKDGSWEMIRKLSFDNPFIKGIKFRRNYGKSAALNTGFAATRGDVVITMDADLQDSPDEIPELYRRITEEKFDLISGWKAKRYDPLSKTIPTKLFNYATRKMSGIDNLHDFNCGLKAYRGTVVKNIEVYGEMHRYIPVLAKWAGFTKIGEQVVEHRARKYGKTKFGMSRFVNGFLDLLSIFFVGKFGKRPMHFFGTMGTLSFFTGLVIAIWIMADKLYNLSHHIKERQPTDNPWFYIAIVAIILGSQLFLTGFVAELVSRSSSERNHYQVEETI; encoded by the coding sequence ATGGATATATCAGTTGTAGTACCGCTTTATGACGAAATAGAATCATTGCCCGAGCTTACCTCATGGATAAGCCGCGTAATGGCCGAAAATCGTTTTACTTATGAAATCATATTGGTTGATGATGGCAGCAAGGATGGTTCATGGGAGATGATCAGGAAGCTAAGCTTCGATAATCCTTTCATTAAAGGCATCAAATTCAGGCGTAACTATGGCAAATCGGCAGCGCTTAATACCGGCTTTGCCGCCACCAGGGGCGACGTGGTGATAACTATGGACGCCGATTTACAGGATAGCCCGGACGAGATCCCTGAACTTTACCGCCGCATAACCGAAGAAAAATTCGACCTGATATCGGGCTGGAAAGCCAAACGGTATGATCCGCTGAGCAAAACCATCCCAACCAAGCTGTTTAACTATGCCACCCGCAAAATGAGCGGCATAGATAACCTACACGATTTTAACTGCGGCCTGAAAGCCTACCGCGGCACCGTGGTTAAAAACATAGAGGTTTATGGCGAAATGCACCGCTACATCCCCGTATTGGCCAAATGGGCGGGTTTTACCAAGATTGGCGAGCAGGTTGTTGAGCACCGTGCCCGCAAATACGGCAAAACCAAGTTTGGCATGAGCCGCTTTGTAAATGGCTTTCTTGATTTGCTGTCGATATTTTTTGTAGGCAAGTTTGGCAAGCGCCCCATGCACTTTTTTGGAACTATGGGCACATTAAGCTTTTTTACAGGATTGGTAATAGCGATATGGATAATGGCCGACAAGCTTTATAACCTTTCGCATCATATCAAAGAAAGGCAGCCGACGGATAACCCATGGTTTTATATAGCCATTGTAGCCATTATTTTAGGCTCGCAGCTATTTTTAACCGGCTTTGTTGCCGAACTGGTATCCCGCAGCTCAAGCGAACGGAATCATTACCAGGTAGAGGAGACGATTTGA